A genomic region of Oryza glaberrima chromosome 1, OglaRS2, whole genome shotgun sequence contains the following coding sequences:
- the LOC127759888 gene encoding probably inactive leucine-rich repeat receptor-like protein kinase At5g48380 gives MADGAKLLLWLLLLSSSPWCFCSELDVQCLETLYRSVIDSNGILQSSWTFVDNGTDGYICKFTGVECWHPDENRVLSLRLGNLGLQGPFPQGLQSCTSMIGLDLSSNIFSGPIPADIATQVPYLTSLDLSYNSFSGPIPASISNMTYLNTLNLQHNQFSGEIPRQFDSIGRLTSFNVAENLLSGPIPSSLQKLSASNFAENQGLCGAPLDNCPRRRRWRLRLHRINDESSIGAAVGFVVGFVVAFYFPHWFVFSKRLHPYIFQIWSIPSGNLSANLRRT, from the coding sequence ATGGCTGATGGTGCCAAGCTTCTCCTGTGGTTGCTGCTCTTGAGCAGCTCACCGTGGTGTTTTTGTTCTGAACTTGATGTCCAATGCCTGGAGACACTCTATCGATCAGTGATAGATTCCAACGGCATACTCCAATCCTCATGGACTTTTGTTGACAACGGTACTGACGGGTACATATGCAAATTTACTGGTGTGGAGTGCTGGCATCCTGACGAGAACAGGGTACTTTCTTTGCGTCTCGGTAACCTAGGACTTCAGGGCCCATTTCCTCAAGGTCTGCAGAGCTGTACAAGCATGATTGGCCTGGATCTGTCTAGTAACATTTTTTCAGGACCAATCCCTGCTGACATCGCCACGCAGGTTCCCTATCTAACATCTTTGGATCTCTCATACAACAGTTTTTCAGGTCCAATACCAGCCAGCATCTCAAATATGACATACCTGAACACACTCAACCTTCAGCACAACCAATTCAGCGGTGAAATTCCAAGGCAATTCGATTCAATTGGCCGGTTGACTTCGTTTAATGTTGCTGAGAATTTACTATCAGGGCCTATTCCATCCTCATTACAGAAACTTTCGGCTTCAAATTTTGCTGAAAACCAAGGCTTGTGTGGTGCTCCGTTGGATAACTGTcccaggaggaggagatggagactCAGGCTGCACAGAATCAACGACGAGTCCAGCATCGGAGCGGCTGTTGGTTTCGTCGTTGGGTTCGTGGTGGCCTTCTACTTCCCTCACTGGTTTGTCTTCTCCAAGAGGCTTCATCCCTacatctttcaaatatggtcCATTCCTTCTGGAAATCTATCTGCCAACCTGCGAAGAACATGA
- the LOC127755895 gene encoding pectin acetylesterase 5-like — MATSSKLRSPVLPRRRLAEPFLLLLLLLLLAAVARPTAAADVVELTLLAGAQEKGAVCLDGSPPGYHLQRGFGSGEHSWLVFLEGGAWCNSIESCSRRKMGVYGSSKFMKAAEFNGILSNDQQLNSDFYNWNKVAIRYCDGASFSGDAEAQDKDGSTLHFRGLRIWEAVVDELMGKGLATAKQAILSGCSAGGLAALLHCNDFHARFPKEVSAKCLPDAGFFLDVEDLSGERHMWSVFNGTVHLQNVREVLSKDCLTKKDPTECFFPAELVKSITAPTLILNSAYDSWQIRNALAPDGSFPGQSWSSCKTDIRNCSSTQIQVFNGFRNKFVDDVEIVKDKKDWGLFIDSCFTHCQTPFNISWSSQASPVLGSKTVAEAVGDWYFERSYEVKEIDCEYPCNPTCSSQLPT, encoded by the exons ATGGCGACCAGCAGCAAGCTCCGGTCGCCGGTGCTCCCGCGCCGTCGACTTGCGGAGCCCTTCcttctgctgctcctgctcctgctcctggcCGCCGTAGCCCgcccaacggcggcggcggacgtcgTCGAGCTgaccctcctcgccggcgctcAGGAGAAGGGCGCAG TGTGCTTGGATGGGAGCCCGCCGGGGTACCACCTGCAGAGAGGCTTCGGCTCCGGTGAGCACAGCTGGCTCGTCTTTCTTGAG GGAGGAGCCTGGTGCAACAGCATCGAAAGTTGTTCCAGGCGCAAAATGGGCGTGTATGGTTCATCCAAATTCATGAAAGCAGCAGAGTTCAATGGAATACTCAGCAATGACCAACAACTGAATTCTG ATTTTTATAACTGGAACAAAGTTGCCATAAGGTATTGCGATGGGGCATCGTTTTCTGGTGATGCGGAGGCCCAAGATAAG GATGGGAGCACACTTCATTTCAGGGGATTGCGCATCTGGGAAGCAGTTGTTGATGAGCTCATGGGAAAAGGACTCGCAACTGCTAAACAG GCCATACTTTCAGGATGCTCTGCTGGTGGTCTGGCTGCACTACTGCACTGCAATGATTTTCATGCACGATTTCCAAAGGAGGTTTCAGCTAAATGCCTTCCTGATGCTGGATTTTTCCTTGATGT TGAGGATTTATCCGGCGAGAGGCACATGTGGTCCGTATTCAATGGAACTGTTCATCTTCAG AATGTTAGAGAAGTTTTGTCAAAAGACTGTCTTACAAAGAAGGATCCAACAGAG TGCTTCTTTCCTGCTGAGCTTGTTAAGAGCATCACCGCTCCCACGCTTATTCTGAACTCTGCTTATGATTCTTGGCAG ATAAGGAATGCCCTTGCTCCAGATGGATCCTTTCCTGGACAGTCATGGTCCAGTTGCAAAACTGACATTCGGAATTGCAGTTCCACACAAATCCAAGTATTCAATG GATTCAGGAACAAATTTGTCGATGATGTAGAGATTGTCAAAGACAAAAAGGACTGGGGACTGTTCATTGATTCATGCTTCACCCACTGTCAAACGCCATTCAACATCTCATGGAGCTCACAGGCCTCCCCAGTGCTCGGTAGCAAG ACTGTTGCCGAGGCTGTTGGGGATTGGTATTTCGAGAGAAGCTATGAAGTGAAAGAGATCGACTGCGAGTATCCTTGTAACCCCACATGTAGCAGCCAGCTGCCTACATGA